A single region of the Serinus canaria isolate serCan28SL12 chromosome 1, serCan2020, whole genome shotgun sequence genome encodes:
- the CNMD gene encoding leukocyte cell-derived chemotaxin 1, with the protein MAEGSEKVPIARVGPDDVELCLPPVSAAGRHRAGQGGMGTKRVGMSWDGTGPRESGREGTGPVGLGQWGTGGVGTGHDVTGRIGTKRVQSDRVRPGSLPCPCCHPRSPQAYAAAAPPGPGRLLKAGAAVLIAGALLLLAGAIGAFYFWKATERQVYNVHYTMSINGKVQDGSMEIDAGNNLETFKTGSGSEEAVEVHDFQIGITGIRFAEGEKCYIKAQPKAHIPEVDAMAKVSLSSELEDEIMPVRFDKNSLIWVAADEPIKHNSFLSPKILELCRDLPIFWLRPTYPKDNQRRQMKRNKRQSEPNFDEEDLEAASEEVNPRSRTVQLTQEFGHQANETRPMGQDTDQTFNPDNPYNQVEGEGLAFDPMLDHLGVCCIECRRSYTQCQRICEPLMGYHPWPYNYQGCRTACRIIMPCSWWVARIMGVV; encoded by the exons atggcagagggctCCGAGAAGGTGCCGATCGCCCGAGTGGGGCCCGACGAtgtggagctgtgcctgcccccCGTGAGTGCTGCCGGCAGGCACCGGGCgggacagggtgggatggggacaaAGCGTGTGGGCATGAGTTGGGATGGAACGGGACCCAGAGAGTCGGGACGGGAAGGGACGGGACCAGTTGGTTTGGGACAGTGGGGAACGGGTGGGGTCGGGACAGGTCACGATGTAACGGGACGGATCGGGACAAAACGGGTCCAGTCGGATCGGGTCCGGCCGGGGTCCCTGccttgtccctgctgccacccgCGCTCTCCGCAGGCGTAcgcggcggcggcgcccccCGGGCCGGGGCGGCTGCTGAAGGCCGGGGCCGCGGTGCTGATCGCCGGggccctcctgctgctggccggGGCCATCGGCGCCTTCTACTTCTGGAAAGCCACGGAGCGGCAG GTGTACAACGTTCACTATACTATGAGTATTAATGGAAAAGTACAAGATGGATCAATGGAAATAGATGCTGGAAACAACTTAGAGACATTCAAAACAGGAAGTGGGAGTGAAGAGGCAGTTGAAGTCCATGATTTTCAGATC GGCATAACTGGGATCCGTTTTGCTGAAGGAGAAAAGTGTTACATCAAAGCTCAGCCAAAAGCTCACATCCCTGAAGTTGATGCTATGGCTAAAGTGAGCCTCTCATCTGAGCTG GAAGATGAAATCATGCCTGTGAGATTTGACAAAAACTCCCTTATCTGGGTGGCTGCAGATGAGCCTATCAAGCATAACAGCTTCCTAAGCCCCAAAATTCTAGAGCTTTGCAGGGATCTTCCAATTTTCTGGCTGCGACCAACATATCCCAAAG ATAACCAAAGGAGACAAATGAAGAGAAACAAGCGCCAGTCAGAACCAAACTTTGATGAGGAAGACTTAGAAGCTGCTTCTGAGGAAGTAAACCCCAGGTCACGCACCGTGCAGCTGACTCAAGAGTTTGGCCACCAAGCTAATGAAACCAGGCCAATGGGACAAGATACTGATCAAACATTTAATCCAGACAACCCATACAAC CAGGTGGAAGGTGAAGGGCTGGCTTTTGACCCCATGCTGGATCACCTGGGCGTGTGCTGCATTGAGTGCCGGCGAAGTTACACCCAGTGCCAGCGGATCTGCGAGCCCCTCATGGGCTACCACCCGTGGCCCTACAATTACCAGGGCTGCCGCACCGCCTGCCGCATCATCatgccctgcagctggtgggTTGCTCGGATCATGGGCGTTGTGTGA